CACAATCCCGCCGCCGCCATTTCCATTGCCCAATTGATAACCAGCTTCCGGTTTTTCTTCTATCTACCTTATTTTTTTGAATATTTTGCTGCCCTTTCCGTGGCAAGCCGCGCCTGCTTTAAGTCTTTGTCAGATAACTATAAAAACCCAATTTCTTGCTTGACGGATGCTGATTTTTTGATTAAAGTGGGAGTTAGTGGGAGAATGTGGGAAAATTTGGTGGGCCTCGATGAATTTTCCGTAATATGAGGAGACAGCATGTTTCGTGGCGTCACGCAGCTCAGTCTGGATGCAAAAGGTCGGCTTGCGATACCCGCAAGATACCGTGGCGAGCTGGTGTCTTCTTGCTCTGGGCACTTGATCGTGACGGTGGATCCGTCCAGGTGTTTACTGATTTATCCCCAGCCAGCCTGGGAACCGATAGAACAAAAACTCAATAGTCTTTCCAGTTTTGATCCGGTAATCCGCAATTTACAGCGGTTGTTGATGGGTAATGCCTGCGATGTCGAGATGGACGGCGCCGGACGCATTTTGGTGTCGCCGCCGCTGCGTGAATTTGCCGGTTTATCCAAGGATGTGGTGCTGGTGGGTCAAGGCAATAAGTTTGAATTGTGGGATGCGGCCCAATGGGGCGTGCAGCTTGAAATGGCATTGGCGCTCAAGAGCGGCGATATGCCGCCGGAGCTGAACGGATTTTCGCTGTAAGCGGCGCGGCAAAAGCGGCAGATGCATAAGCCGGTGTTGTTGCGCGAAGCCGTCGATGCCTTGGCGATCAAGCCGG
This is a stretch of genomic DNA from Nitrosomonas sp. sh817. It encodes these proteins:
- the mraZ gene encoding division/cell wall cluster transcriptional repressor MraZ codes for the protein MFRGVTQLSLDAKGRLAIPARYRGELVSSCSGHLIVTVDPSRCLLIYPQPAWEPIEQKLNSLSSFDPVIRNLQRLLMGNACDVEMDGAGRILVSPPLREFAGLSKDVVLVGQGNKFELWDAAQWGVQLEMALALKSGDMPPELNGFSL